The DNA window CATATCCTTTTGTTCCCTCTCTAAATCCAAGGAATGCACACTTCCGTGCTCGGGGATCCAATTTAGACCGATGAGCGATGAGGGTCCCGACATAAGCAAGACAACCAAACACCTGTAAGTGCATTAGATCAGGGAGAGAATCATGTAAAATTTGGAATGGAGGTTTATTCTTAAGAAAGGTTGAAGGAATTCTATTCAACAAGAAAACAGCATGCTTGAGagcaaaattccaaaaatagtGGGGAACTTGAGATTGAAATAGGAGAGCTCTACTAATGTTGAGGATATGTTGGTGCTTCTTTTCCACTATTCCATTCTGTTGAGGTGTCTCAACGCAGGAAGTTTGATGCAAAATTCCAGTTTTAGCAAAAAAATGTTTCATACGAAATTCTGGACCATTATCAGACCGTATGAcctttattgatttattaaattGAGTTTGAATGAAAGTTACAAAATGCTGAAGTAAAATACATGCTTTAGATTTCAACTTCATCAAATACACCCATGTATATCGAGATTTATTCTCTACAATGGTGAGAAAATATCCATGACCACTACTTGAAGGTACACCAAGAGGTCCCCAAATATCTACGTGTACAAGTTCAAACAGTACAGTTGGTTGAAAACTACTTACAGGAAAAGGGAGTCGTTTCTGCTTAAGAAAATGGCAAGCATCGCACGGAGCTACTTTATTATCTAATAAGATGAAGGAGAAATCTCGCTTCATCTGTTTCAGCCTATCATCGGGTAAATGTCCTAACCTGTAATGCCATATACAAGGATCCAAACTatgattattatgattattattgacAACCAAACAGATTTGTGCACTGGGACATGGCAGTTTCAAAACCTCATCATTTAATATGTAAAGACCACCATTCTCCTTAGATGCTCCAATCGTCCTCATCGAGATCAGATCCTGTATCTCACATTTTGTGTCAGTAAAAATCATTTGGCAATGCAATCCAGAAGTCAGTTTTAAAACCGAAATTAGTTTGAAGTTGAAGGATAGAATGTATAAAGCATTATGCAGTAGAAGTTCATTGGAAAAAATAATAGTTCCCATGATAGTGCTTGTAGTCCAGGCCCTATTGGGCAGCTTAACTATTATGGGAGCTACTTGTTTATATGTATGAAAATCACTTAGGCAATAAGATACATGGTCAGTAGCACCTGTATCAATTACCCAAGACAAGAATTTATTTGGAGAAACATCTAATGCATTAATGCTGGTTTTAAAATGCAAAATTGTTCCTACCATTCCTAGAGGAAAAACTGTTGGATGCTCCAATTTACCTTGATGAGGTATATCGGGTGAAACCTTTGATGCCATCAGGTTCATGTTATGGGAGTGCTCTCCTAAGCTCTTGTTAAGAAGAGTAAGCAATGCTTGCTTTTGTTCAAGAGTGAACTCCAATGTGTCACCCCAACCTTTTCCAAATGAGCAGAACGTGATGAAAGGTTCTTCTCATTGAGCTTCTCTGAATCACCCTCAGTGACTAGGGAGGTTGCAAAATTTCCAAAATTTCCAACTCCTTCTACAGCATTGCGTCCTTTGAAGTTCGGTGGGTAGCCGTGTTTCTTGTAACACACATCAATGTTGTGCCCAACTTTCCACAATGCGAGCATTGCACCTTTTCTCTCCCTCCTTGACTCCTTCCGCCTCTACCCCTCCCTTTCCAAATGCCATTTTCTGGGTTTGCTGTGTTTGAGGGAGTAGCGGCATAGGCAATTTTGACTTCTGGATTAATGTCCTTATTCAGGAATTGGCGTTCCTGCTGTGTCAACATGGAGAGTACAGTATTCATATCAGGGAGTGGATCCAACAACATAATCTGAGACCTAACATTCGAAAACTGCTCATTTAGGCCTCTTAAAAACCGAGTTACTTGATCCTCAATTCTATACTGTCGCATTATACCTAGGCCACAGCTACACTTTTTTGAACATTGACAGTCAGGAATAGATCTAAAACTTTCAAAGTCTTCCCAAATAGTCTTCAACTTAGTGAAATAAGATGTTACATCAAGGTCTCCTTGCCTAATTGCAAAAAGCTCCTCCTGTAATTCTGCCACTCTAAATCTATCCCCTTGACAGTATCTGCGCTTCAATTCAGTCCACAAACTACTTGCCACAGTGTTTCAGACGACACTTCGTGATATATCAGGACTGAGAGAGTGATTAATCCATGCCACAACATATGTATTACATCTATCTCATGCTTCAAAATTTTCATCATCCTTATCAGGTATAGGCAGGCTACCATCAACAAACCTTACTTTGTTCTTTCCCTTCAGCCCCCAAAGTATAGCTCTACTCCAGTCATCATAATTTTTACCATCAAGTATAACAGTGGAAAGAGGTGTACCAGTACTTTCAGATGGATAAAGGTAGTAAATGCTTGTCGAATCTTGATGCGGTTTGgtgttcttcttggtaaggttcGCTTGAAATGCTGTGATCTGGTTCAAGAAGTTCATGAACGCCTCTGCGTTGACACCTTCCATCAAGCAATCACGATTGAACAACCTTCTTCCTACAATCTCGTTGATCGGAGTTGCTGCCTCACAATTGAAGGGAGTGGGAGGGAGCATACTCTCATCAAGCTCTGTCGTTTGAGTTTGTAGGAAGAGAAGAaatcagaagaagaaggaagagatcATACTTGAGAATTTGGAGAAGGATTGGAAGAAAACAGGGGAGATGTTGAATGGAGAATTGGAAGAAAGAGGTCGGACCCAATGCCAACCCTAACCTCAGCGGAGAGTGTGAATCAACGAATTGAGAAGAAATCACGAACCCTAGCGTCAGTTCGATATTGAATTCGAGACTGAAATTGAAATCCAGATCGAGATTGCAGGGCGAGGGTAGAAAGTGAGAACTTGGATCACCATTACCGTAACTGAGCTCTTACAAAATTGACAAGATTTCAGATCAAGCTATGTCTTTCTCAATCTGAATCTCAGTGCTTGCCACACTCCACGCTCACAGCACCATGTTAGAAGGTGTCGATGGTGTGGGTAGCAGCACCTTCGAGAGAGAGAACTTCAGAGAGAAAGATACAATTATAAAACTTGATAGGATAAAATGGTAAATCTCAATTATTAGAAGAGtcaacatacatatatatacacctTCTACAATGCACCTCAGCTGTAGTAGAATAAAACCTTTCTAACTAACTAACAATAATGAATTTGGTGAACCTTTTTACCTGATAAACTTAACTAAGCTACTAACACGCACTATATATAATAGCTCTTGACTTACACTATACTAACAATCTATAGCTCTAAAGGTCAAGTGACAGAAAATGTAATTAGACAATGAAAATTTTAAGTAAATTagatttataataataaatataagacATTAGGATTAATCTTGACTAATTAGAAATGTGACTTTTTAAATGAAATGGACTTTAGAATTCAGCCCAATTAAAATTAGTAGGAATTGGCATAATTCTTGTTAGTTAGTAACGAGATTGTAAAGAAAATCATACATATTTAAAATCaaacttcaaaaaatttttcggCCTTAGGGCCTTCTTTgtacaaaaacataaaaaaaacttcAAAACATAGGAAATTGTAATGGGATCAGTCATGATTGAGGGCTTTGATTTTTCTTGAATCTGGTACACCATTTGAGCATGAGTTCCTCAATGCTGGCATCCATCCGTGTACCAACACCTCCCCAAACCAGCATGTGTGGAATATCCCCAATTGATGAGCCACTCACTTGGCACACCTCTCTAAATCCAAGTCTGCCGTAGAACCTAACCAACTATAcataaagaataaaagaaaatataaaattaaaagacaaCGAATTTATCACACATGACACTATTATTGTCAGAATTAGTGATTGTCAGAATTAGTGATTTACTGCTAAACTTTTTCACTGTAATTACCAGTTACGGTGGAATTTATCGTGGAAAAATTCAACGATTATTACTAAAATTTGTTGTGCAAAATATTACCATCGGATTGCAAATGCCAAAATAATCTGTTGCAAAATTATGGCGTAAAACAAGTTTAAATGGCGCCAGATATTATCGTCtggattatttttttgtttgaaaaaatcTGGCTGTAaaatatcatattgaaacaCACAATAAATGCTtttgaaaaataacttaaaacaacttaattaaattatttttaaaaaataatttaaataataaatatttataaataaattattttgtgtttaaatttttaattctaaaagtgcttattttaagagaaagagaagagaaataaaaaaaaatttaattgagaaaagtcatttttttaatttcttcataaACACTAAAATANNNNNNNNNNNNNNNNNNNNNNNNNNNNNNNNNNNNNNNNNNNNNNNNNNNNNNNNNNNNNNNNNNNNNNNNNNNNNNNNNNNNNNNNNNNNNNNNNNNNNNNNNNNNNNNNNNNNNNNNNNNNNNNNNNNNNNNNNNNNNNNNNNNNNNNNNNNNNNNNNNNNNNNNNNNNNNNNNNNNNNNNNNNNNNNNNNNNNNNNNNNNNNNNNNNNNNNNNNNNNNNNNNNNNNNNNNNNNNNNNNNNNNNNNNNNNNNNNNNNNNatatatacatatatatatatatataaattgacATAAATATcatttcttttataatattGTGGATCATCTGGTTGTGGATAAGGTTAACTAACCTTAGAATGGTAAAGGTCGGAATCATTGATTGCGAGTAACTGAGCGGCGGTGCAGCCAGAATCGTAGCCGTGGCGAATAGCGACGGCACCGATGAACAAACCGAGGCCAAAGATTGACTTCTCCATGCTGAGGGTTTCCCTGCGGAGCTTCATGGAATCCAAGTGAAGAATCTTTGTTCCTTGAAACGAGATTCGTATGAGGCCTTCAGCTTTTCCCAGCTCTGCGCGGGTTTGGAGGCTAGTGGCAGTGATCCTGAAGAAGGGTCCCAGGGTTTTGAGTTGAAGGTCCAGTTTCTGTGCTCTAGAAGCTTCTAGAATATCAGACATGCTTGGCAGTGAGCGCTTATCGCCTTCCTCACTAGTCTTCTTTGCTGTCACACATGGTCATCTGTAGTTCTTATTTTGAAGGGGCAAGATTGGgagatgaagatgatgaagagtTAATTCAAGTAATGTGAATGATGCAAACGAGTAGTTCAAATATGGTGGATTAGTGCACAATAAGAATTAGAAATGTGTTGCAGTGTAAGTAAATTGCAAATATATAAGTGATCTAGTGTACTCACCAAACAACAACACCTATACTAAGAACCAAACATTCAATAGCACTTTAATTTGGTTAAATTGCCTTCTTAGTATAAACTTAAGAAACAAGCATGAGTTATGTAAATTAGAAAGATAATGAACATGAAGAAGTGAAATAAATTACATATCGTGCATATTTCAAGTTAACCAAAGGTGACATTTTCAACTTGCTAAGAGGCAATTACTCAATCCaccatcaatttcaatcattaTAATTAACCTAAACAACATAATACATAAGTAAGCATGAAAtttagatttcaaaatatcaaagagGCATATCAGAGAGCACTTGGCGTGCATtaacataaataataacaaatagcATAAACCAAGCAAACCAAATGCACccattcacaaaattcaatatTAAAAGCACAAACAGTGGCAATCGGCAAGAATTAGTATCCAAATCCAGTaacaataatccaataattCAACACAAAGCCACCATGTTCATGACACTTGTTAAACTAAACTCAGTAAACTAACTAGACAAATTTTCAAAATGATTACAAAAAAACTGAACTAAACCAAACCACACCACACAATTTGTTGAACAAGGGTATGCTTGAAGAAAGTTTtctcctcttttattttttcattttaagagCCAAAAGCCTATATTCTAAATATGTAAATAAAGAAACTAACGCGATTAATGAGATATatgaaaggagagaaaaagagagtaTGGAAACTGAAATTCTGCAATTGAGAATTCCTGAATAATAATGACGAATAGTCTCTTCTCATTCACTCCAGTAACGTCAATTCCCAAAGCCTTTACGAAATTCAGAAAACAGGggaggaggaagaaaaaataGGTAATACCATCAGCGGACATAGCGAAAACTGATAAGTTTCTTGGAGTCTTGTGATGCAAATGGTAGAGCTTTGATGAACTGACGTTTGTTCTGGAACTCTGAAAGAAATGAGAGTGAGAAGACGAAGTAGCGGTAGCATTAGAGGGTTTTGGTCGAGCACCCATGTACCAAACTGGACTCAACATGGCCTGTCTCTTCTGTGACCCATTCAGATTGCAGAGAGTCGAAGTTGCCATCCTCACTGACTGGGCTGCCATAATTGCTCTTGTTTGTGTCAGGGCTCTTCTTTGTGTTTAAGATAACACACAGAACAGCGTGAGGCACCCTGCCCCCAGCCCTCAAGTTTACGGTATATGGACACTACACCGACACGCTCGTACTAGTTGGAATCTCGATttaactcttaaaattttttgatattataaatgagttaatcaattttataaaatttatactaaatttaacgattttacaatttaaatcttgttaaaattttatgtaCTTAATTTTAGGGACTGGAACTAGACAAACTATTTAGTGTGTATTTAGATTATAGTTTATAAATGGGAGTTTGCATAAAATtgtttttgtaaaattgattttgataaaaagtaAGTTTGGGTTAAAGTAATTTTTGTTTGGcaatctttatatcaaaattgattatagtaaaataaatattgtttggattatactattcaaaatcacttttagatgaaaaattactaaaagagacatcaatttaaataatttttttatatatgaaaaatcagaatactaacaaaaataatataaaaaatatttatcatataaataaaataaatacaataaaaaataaaaatataaaagagagtactataaattttataatgtcaaacaaaaaaaatattttataattttttaNNNNNNNNNNNNNNNNNNNNNNNNNNNNNNNNNNNNNNNNNNNNNNNNNNNNNNNNNNNNNNNNNNNNNNNNNNNNNNNNNNNNNNNNNNNNNNNNNNNNNNNNNNNNNNNNNNNNNNNNNNNNNNNNNNNNNNNNNNNNNNNNNNNNNNNNNNNNNNNNNNNNNNNNNNNNNNNNNNNNNNNNNNNNNNNNNNNNNNNNNNNNNNNNNNNNNNNNNNNNNNNNNNNNNNNNNNNNNNNNNNNNNNNNNNNNNNNNNNNNNNNNNNNNNNNNNNNNNNNNNNNNNNNNNNNNNNNNNNNNNNNNNNNNNNNNNNNNNNNNNNNNNNNNNNNNNNNNNNNNNNNNNNNNNNNNNNNNNNNNNNNNNNNNNNNNNNNNNNNNNNNNNNNNNNNNNNNNNNNNNNNNNNNNNNNNNNNNNNNNNNNNNNNNNNNNNNNNNNNNNNNNNNNNNNNNNNNNNNNNNNNNNNNNNNNNNNNNNNNNNNNNNNNNNNNNNNNNNNNNNNNNNNAGAAATATTCAATTTGCTAGTgattaaaacaaatttaaactattttaatgaaaaaaaatttggaacgAAGAACTATGAAGAAGTAAGAAGAACTAGAAAGAATTATTGTAAAAGTAATAGTTACTAGTAtctttttatagaagaaaatgaagggtAGGGttagtaaaaaagaaataaaatttcacCTAATTTTCCAAAGACAACAAGCAACCATGAACGTGAAACGCAGAAGTTACAAATTTTAGCTTCTCCTGAACATGCATTTAGAAGCAGAATAGCTTTCAGGAAGATAAAAATGGCCAAACAAAAAAGtgaaactttcaagaagctCAAACGTGCTTCTCTCCTCCCCAACGTGTTTGCCAAACACACCCTTAGTAGGGACGgtgtttaataatttattaaaaatattttatataaaattaaaaaaaattaaatatataacctcaatcaaagtaagataataatatataaaagttacTACTTACAATTTTGTATCATGAAAAGGCTATTtgacatttttttctattttcaaaatcatatataATTGAATTTGTGTTGAAAATAGCTGctaattctttttctatatagatGACCAAATTGTCTGCAAGAAATTCATCGGCCATTTTACTTCGAAGTCTTGTCTTAACAATTTTCATCAGCTCAAAAAGTGTAAATTACAATctaaatctttataaaatataaaaattatattttaattcaaaataagatattaaaattcAGAACAATAATACTAACATTgtagtataaataatataaaattgtaattaaatagttaactaataaaaaaactaaatataaaaatataataacaaaaccttaattaacaaataataataaattaagtaaataactaaatatataaaaaacataaaaaaattagacaagaataacagaaaaataataataaaaaagttaataattcaataatttttttgaaataaaaaagaataaaaatagaatttttttttttagaaacagGAGTGAAGAATCACTTGTTGAACTACTATCTTTTTTCTTAATCTGCCAAAAAAAACAAGAGTTAAAGAagtaaaagataagaagattaaagagataaagaagaagaagaatagaaaaagtCAAAAGTTGTTACCTGTAAAGTGAAAGTGAGAAGTGTACCAACAAAAAGGAGAATTGAAAAAGTATGCGAACAAAAAGGGAGGGGCTGGCAAATAAAAAATGGGACAAAAAATGGGTATTGGGCTGATTTTTTTGTATGAATTAAAAGGAGGGAGggctgaaaaataaaaaaggagaaTGGGCtagactatttttttaaatgaaaattaaaatagggGGAGGCATTGACTCCGTTTAGTAGTATGTACCTCCGCCCCTGCTTAATTTACTTTTTCGATTTTACATAAAATCTCAATTTTCTCTACTTTGGACACATTGatacacatattttttaaattttataagacgcaaaaataggtatatatttaaaatataaagtatttttagataaattataataatattttattattttattaatattaaaatataaattaattttgaataaattattatttttatttatgaaaaataaaaatgctgatatttttatttatgaaagataaaaattaaaattatactcATGAAAGATCGAATCTATAcgataaaattattcaaatctAAAAAACTATCTGAAAATCTTAAATTACTCTTCTCTCTTTATTACTACCGTCATCTTCACACACATTCTCTCTAAATCTTCAATACCACCATAATATGTAGTGCCATCGCACTAACACCCTCCTCCACCATCATCACCAACTCTGAACtaagagaaagaagaggaaaaaagcGTGACACGGTGCCAACGAGGTTGAGAGTCGTCGTTGCAACCGCAGCAAATAAGAGAGACAAAGAGCCGAGGAGTACATGCTTCAAATGGtttctctctcctctcctcTCTTCAATTTGGGATTCATCGCCACTCGCTCATTCCACTATCTGCTTTAAGATTCTCTTAATCTCAACACCGTTTTTTCCTTTCCCAATACAATAATCTCCTACCTCTTTAGATATGAggagttattttttttagaaaaaataggCAATTGAGAAATTTAATGTATTTGCGATGAATGTAAATGGGTCAATGTCAAAATCTAATTTTGattgatgaaaattttttttttaattttttgaaatttgtagGTTCAGGTATTTTGTGGGAATGCAAATAATTTATATCATGGGGGCATGGTTGATTGAAGGAAGACCAAAAGCAACAATCTCAGCACTATTCATGTTCACATATCGTGTATTTTGGGTTATTCTACATAATTCCCATTGCTATATGTGAGtatgttatatatatcaatAGTACTGCTATCACCGAAGATGCAATAGTGGGCATTATTACCAACGTTGTCATGATAGAAATTGTGTGGTTGAAACAGATATCGCAGTGGTGGTGTTACAAGTGGAgattaagaaagagaaagagagaatatGACAATGATAATTATGCAAACGGTGATAGGTTTGAAAGGGTAATTTGAAATTTTCGGATAGTTTTTTAGAGTTTGAATAGTTATGTCATACGAATTCGATTTTTTATGGGTAGaactttaatttttgtctttcgTGGGTAGAAATGTCAGTGTTTTCATCTTTTATTAGTAGAAatggtattttatttattaatttttagttatttttaatgtcttatttttaattatataaagtatttaagttattttttgtttttaaaaaattaataatatatactatttctaaactcatttcaaGAATACATATTTAGAATAAAGTAAGACATATTAACATGTGATGATATTTAGGCGTGTTTAAGCAtgtttggagaagaattttttaCTTATTATCTCACAAAAGTTGAAAACGCTGACATATCTACCCATAGAAAAAggaaattaccatttgtacccatgaaatatgggttccgcacaacaaaattatccaaacactaaaaaattacctaaaatcccTAAATTACCCTTATCTTCACCACCACACCACCTCCTTCACCCAATCACCTTTCTAACCCTAACTCTCTTCACACAGCCACCACCCCTCTTTTCCTTTCTAATCTCAAATCCCACCACCATCCCCTTCACCCACCACCACCCCTCAAGCTCTTCACTCAATGGTGGCTCCCACTACCCCCACAATCGTCACCGGAACCCTCGCCCTCATTCACAGATTTACCGGCAAATCTAGCTGGTTCTTCCAGCTCACCGCCATCTACTTCACCAAGGCCGGATTCGCCACCTGCGCCATTGACCATCAGGGCCACAGCTTCTACGGCGGCCTCATCGCCCACATCCCTGACATCAACTCCGTCGTCGACGACTGCATCACCTTCTTCGACGAATTCCGCTCTCGCTTCGATCCTTCTCTTCCTTCCTTCCTCTACTCTGAATCCCTCGGCGGTGCAATCGCGCTATTAATCACTCTCCACCGCCGCAACTCGCAGAAAAATGTCTCATCCGAGAAGCCGTGGAATGGTCTGATTTTTAACGGCGCTATGTGCGGGATCAGTGAGAAGTTCAAGCCACCGTGGCCATTGGAACATTTTCTTTCTATAGCTGCGGTTATAATCCCTACGTGGTGCGTGGTTCCAACGCCCGGATCGATCCCGGACGTTTCCTTCAAAGTGGAGTGGAAGCGGAAGCTAGCGTCGGCGAGCTCGCGGAGGAATGTGGCGCGTCCCCAAGCTTCGACGTGTTGCTCTGACTGTGAGGATGAAAGAGAGGAGGGTGTGGCAAGAAGCCATTGGAGTAGCGGTGGGGACTGAGTGGGAATTAATGGTGAGAGTgtgttagaaagaaaaaaaggggtgGTGGCTGGGTGAAGAGGGTTAGGGTTAGAAAGGTGATTGGGTGAAGGAGGTGGTGTGGTGGTGAAGATAAGGGTAATTTAgggattttaggtaattttttagtgttcgaataattttgttgtgcagaacccatatttcatgggtacaaatggtaattttctttttctatgggTAGATATGTCAGCGTTTTTAATTTTCGTGGGTAGAAATGGTAgtttactctattttttattaacacaTGATTGGACACAATAgatataaaatctaaaaaatgataaataattaattaataaattaaatgaaagaaaagaaggttaacaatttaaaatttatatgttgGGAAAGTGAAAATAGTTAAAATACGAATTAAAatactaatcttaaaggttttgaccTAAAATTGGGCTAACGGGTTAAAACGAGTGAACTGGGCTCAAATGGGCCCAAATCCGTGTACTCATATGTACCAATGCTATGAACAACTTAACTAATTGTGTACTGAAAAATAGGCAATTAAGTGACGGAAACAgttaataatctaattaaaatAGTTGAACTCACACAGATAATTTTACTGCCAACTCCGCTAGGTAACCAACAATGATCCAGCCAACTCCTGCTACTTCTCATGGAGGTCGACGCCGCCGAAGCACTGTTGATGCTGGTTCTCACGAAGGTTGACGTCACCGCGGGAGTCCTTTTCGTCTGAAAGGATCGATGACGCACCGCCTCCTCCAGGCTGCAGCAGCAACCGCTTCTGTGTCCACGCCGCCCCGCCACATCTCGCCACCAACTATCACAATCATCCCGGTGTCTCCAATTGGTTAGTATATTAGGGTTTTAAGTAACAGTAGATGTTTTGACTTTATTTTAGGGTTCATATTCTTGGTATTCGTGGTTCTTATGTGATGCTCTTATGATTTTTGTTGGATTTATggattttttgttgattttaaatGTTGGATGTTTCTTTTGGGGTGGTTTGATATAATTTCCTTGTAACCTTTTTTTGAATTGCAGTTCATTGAGCTCCTTTAGTTCATGCTTGTCTTAATAAGAATATATTGGTGTATATTGATTTTAAGgctgaattttgattttggaCTTTCATGCcatgtaattttatttaatttctatttgtCACTATGTGTTTGTTACTTGATTATATGTATGTTTGATgtaacttttctatttttagctATATGTTATGATGAGTTTATTTGCTTTTTATTGGTTATATGCTACAATGGAAACACCATAAAATTGAATTAGTCATGAGATGTTGAATTAGTCATGAATGGCTAGTCTTTGTTTATAACTATGGTAAattttttctattgttgatttaAGAGCAAAGTAGGAACTTATAAATGGTTGATCACATAGGGCTTGACATGAATTCCTAAGAGAAGGCTTGTTCTAATTTTCCAAGAGATGCATGGatggagaagaaataaaagattGTGCAGTATATAGAGAAAGACTTGATAGGACCTTTGCTTCACCTGATCTTACAAATGATGAGATGCTCAAAAAGCTTGTCGAAAGCCAACTTGTATGTTCTTCGAAACAAGAAGTAGAATGTCATAACGTTCCCTTGTGTCCTTTGAATTCATTTAGACAGAAATGGTACTAGCTTGGTGGAACCATtgtttttagttaaattattcttttatagtTTCTTAAGATGCTTTGTTTGATTAATTATCATACAAGGAGAAGTGTTTAGAAATGAAGACGATAGAAGTATCTAATTTTCTTGATATGTTAAGCAGTGCTTTTTTAGAtgatatctttttgtttttgttaaacaCTTGTTTTGTTTTAACCGGTTAATATTTGGATGTTCTTTAATAGATGTGTCTTTTGTTTAAAACTTGTTTGGATGTGTCTTTAATGAATGTGT is part of the Arachis duranensis cultivar V14167 chromosome 1, aradu.V14167.gnm2.J7QH, whole genome shotgun sequence genome and encodes:
- the LOC107487175 gene encoding uncharacterized protein LOC107487175; the protein is MAAQSVRMATSTLCNLNGSQKRQAMLSPVWYMGARPKPSNATATSSSHSHFFQSSRTNVSSSKLYHLHHKTPRNLSVFAMSADAKKTSEEGDKRSLPSMSDILEASRAQKLDLQLKTLGPFFRITATSLQTRAELGKAEGLIRISFQGTKILHLDSMKLRRETLSMEKSIFGLGLFIGAVAIRHGYDSGCTAAQLLAINDSDLYHSKLVRFYGRLGFREVCQVSGSSIGDIPHMLVWGGVGTRMDASIEELMLKWCTRFKKNQSPQS